A genomic window from Betta splendens chromosome 24, fBetSpl5.4, whole genome shotgun sequence includes:
- the cenpw gene encoding centromere protein W, whose translation MHIKATNLKYTIKSKAKSNINMRATSEAMAELLTLLFLSSLAEESKTKAFEERSATIRAQHVRAVSKRVLKKARG comes from the exons ATGCACATCAAGGCGACGAATCTAAAATATACAATTAAATCGAAAGCGAAAAGTAACATAAACATGCGAGCGACATCGGAAGCAATG GCTGAACTGCTGACGCTGCTCTTCCTGAGCAGTCTGGCTGAGGAGTCGAAGACAAAAGCTTTTGAAGAAAGGTCTGCAACGATCAGAGCCCAACATGTCCGAGCAGTTTCCAAG agAGTGCTGAAAAAAGCAAGAGGATGA
- the LOC114849310 gene encoding R-spondin-3-like produces the protein MWVPLFIWILHVMSFTKGLDGAKNLQHSLSSSVSRLCPAGCETCSALNGCLSCKPRLFFHLELDGMRQRGACLSSCPRGHYGTRSPHINTCTRCKDDCALCFSENFCTRCYPGHFLYRGKCESSCPNGLTPNPALGECTDCPVGCEVCVRSNVCVRCRADLYFLHGQCFFSCPSGFEADVQLMQCNPQGKTHSPFVVFTRTSNTWHIGYRN, from the exons ATGTGGGTACCGTTATTTATTTGGATTCTGCACGTCATGAGTTTTACAAAAGGCCTGGACGGTGCGAAGAATCTGCAACACAGCC TTAGCTCCTCAGTGAGCAGACTCTGCCCAGCGGGGTGTGAGACATGCTCTGCCCTCAATGGCTGTCTGTCGTGTAAACCTCGCCTCTTCTTCCACCTGGAGCTGGATGGGATGAGGCAGAGGGGCGCCTGCCTGTCATCCTGTCCTCGGGGCCACTACGGCACGCGCTCGCCACACATCAACACTTGCACCA GGTGCAAAGACGACTGCGCTTTATGCTTCAGTGAAAACTTCTGCACTCGTTGTTATCCTGGCCACTTCCTGTATCGAGGCAAATGTGAAAGCAGCTGTCCAAATGGGCTGACTCCAAACCCAGCACTAGGAGAATGCACAG ACTGTCCTGTAGGCTGTGAGGTCTGTGTGAggagtaatgtgtgtgtgaggtgtagAGCAGATCTGTACTTTCTTCACGGTCAGTGCTTCTTTTCCTGCCCAAGTGGATTTGAAGCTGATGTACAGCTCATGCAATGCAACCCCCAGGGTAAGACACATTCCCCATTCGTAGTGTTCACCCGAACATCAAACACCTGGCATATTGGTTACAGGAATTAA
- the LOC114849309 gene encoding E3 ubiquitin-protein ligase rnf146-like has product MADCGEVDCPAVAPSKLIEEAEDPCAADSSASTTTINPECAICLQSCIHPVRLPCCHVFCFLCVKGASWHSKRCALCRQEVPEDFLERPVLLSPEELKAAAAGLSRTGRTGNDSGEDYAWYYEGRNGWWQYDERTSCELEEAFAKGRKCTEMLIAGFLYVADLENMVQYRRNEHGRRRKIKRDIVDIPKKGVAGLRLDPGPAPPQALPVLTQAATERISSADGSDTSGQSHTSSFGLLSLPPIRPPTLLGRHLTSPLSPATSTLEESFSQLLISHPEAEEVDGDDELQTYEYASGNSESEEERELERGRDRQRNLRDSQPARMPPRGGPSNPALSLRSRSPDGQCTVTEV; this is encoded by the coding sequence ATGGCAGACTGTGGCGAAGTGGACTGTCCAGCAGTGGCTCCCTCCAAGCTGATAGAGGAAGCAGAAGATCCTTGTGCTGCAGACTCTTCCgcttccaccaccaccatcaacCCTGAGTGTGCCATctgcctgcagagctgcatccACCCTGTACGCCTCCCGTGCTGCCATGTGTTCTGTTTCCTGTGCGTGAAAGGTGCCTCCTGGCACAGCAAGCGCTGTGCTCTCTGCCGACAGGAAGTCCCCGAGGACTTTCTGGAGCGTCCCGTTCTTCTCTCACCTGAGGAActgaaggcagcagctgcagggctgaGCCGAACTGGCAGGACAGGGAATGATTCCGGTGAAGACTATGCATGGTACTATGAGGGGCGCAATGGCTGGTGGCAGTATGATGAGAGGACCAGCTGTGAGTTAGAGGAGGCCTTCGCCAAAGGCAGAAAGTGCACAGAGATGCTGATTGCGGGGTTTCTTTATGTGGCCGACCTAGAGAACATGGTGCAGTATCGCCGCAACGAGCATGGCCGTAGACGCAAGATCAAGCGGGACATTGTAGATATTCCCAAGAAGGGAGTGGCAGGACTGAGGCTGGATCCAGGACCTGCCCCACCCCAGGCTTTACCAGTTTTAACCCAAGCTGCAACAGAACGCATCAGCTCTGCTGATGGATCGGATACTTCAGGCCAGTCACACACTTCTTCCTTTGGGCTACTGTCACTACCCCCCATCCGGCCTCCAACACTCCTGGGACGTCATCTTACGAGTCCGCTGTCTCCTGCAACCTCAACTCTAGAAGAGTCCTTCTCCCAGCTTCTAATTAGCCATCCAGAGGCTGAAGAGGTGGATGGAGATGATGAGCTACAGACGTATGAGTATGCATCTGGCAACAGTGAGAGTGAAGAGGAAAGGGAGttagagagaggaagagacagacagagaaatctGAGAGACAGCCAGCCAGCAAGAATGCCGCCGAGGGGCGGACCCTCCAACCCTGCACTTAGTCTGCGCTCACGTAGTCCTGATGGGCAGTGCACTGTGACAGAGGTGTGA